A window from Sebastes fasciatus isolate fSebFas1 chromosome 22, fSebFas1.pri, whole genome shotgun sequence encodes these proteins:
- the LOC141760927 gene encoding C-type isolectin Sp-CL4-like produces the protein MHPAVITAVLLLVGVLDAVTARPDTPPASEICESYEPAACGDGWIHMAKDRCVKYFETPKTFQEAQDECVSEGGGLVSMHNEGEVIEVLCLSYSASTDLKQFWIGAERSGEEFKYVDGSAFDYHQWHNGQPDNFGGDEDCVESNYEEWGMWNDNVCSKKKPFVCAKKL, from the exons ATGCATCCAGCTGTAATTACCGCTGTCCTGCTGTTGGTGGGCGTCTTGGACGCCGTCACAGCCAGACCTGACA CTCCTCCAGCTTCGGAGATATGTGAAAGCTATGAACCTGCGGCATGTGGTGACGGATGGATCCACATGGCTAAGGATCGCTGTGTGAAATACTTCGAGACTCCAAAGACTTTCCAGGAGGCACAG GACGAGTGCGTCTCCGAAGGTGGCGGTCTGGTGTCAATGCACAATGAGGGAGAAGTGATTGAGGTGCTTTGTTTGAGCTATTCTGCCAGCACTGACCTCAAACAATTCTGGATTGGAGCTGAAAGATCAGGG gaagAGTTTAAATACGTTGATGGATCTGCATTCGACTACCATCAATGGCATAATGGTCAACCAGACAATTTCGGTGGAGACGAGGACTGCGTCGAGTCGAACTACgaag AGTGGGGAATGTGGAACGATAACGTCTGCTCAAAGAAGAAGCCCTTTGTGTGCGCCAAGAAGCTGTGA
- the LOC141760892 gene encoding C-type isolectin Sp-CL4-like: MAKDRCVKYFETPKTFQEAQDECVSEGGGLVSMHNEEEMVEVLCLSYSASTDLKQFWIGAERSGEEFKYVDGSAFDYHQWHNGQPDNFGGDEDCVESNYEEWGMWNDNVCSKKKPFVCAKKL; the protein is encoded by the exons ATGGCTAAGGATCGCTGTGTGAAATACTTCGAGACTCCAAAGACTTTCCAGGAGGCACAG GACGAGTGCGTCTCCGAAGGTGGCGGTCTGGTGTCAATGCACAATGAGGAAGAAATGGTTGAGGTGCTTTGTTTGAGCTATTCTGCCAGCACTGACCTCAAACAATTCTGGATTGGAGCTGAAAGATCAGGG gaagAGTTTAAATACGTTGATGGATCTGCATTCGACTACCATCAATGGCATAATGGTCAACCAGACAATTTCGGTGGAGACGAGGACTGCGTCGAGTCGAACTACGAAG AGTGGGGAATGTGGAACGATAACGTCTGCTCAAAGAAGAAGCCCTTTGTGTGCGCCAAGAAGCTGTGA
- the LOC141760893 gene encoding C-type isolectin Sp-CL4-like, whose translation MAKDRCVKYFETPKTFQEAQDECVSEGGGLVSMHNEEEMVEVLCLSYSASTDLKQFWIGAERSGEEFKYVDGSAFDYHQWHNGQPDNFGGDEDCVESNYEEWGMWNDNVCTKKKPFVCAKKL comes from the exons ATGGCTAAGGATCGCTGTGTGAAATACTTCGAGACTCCAAAGACTTTCCAGGAGGCACAG GACGAGTGCGTCTCCGAAGGTGGCGGTCTGGTGTCAATGCACAATGAGGAAGAAATGGTTGAGGTGCTTTGTTTGAGCTATTCTGCCAGCACTGACCTCAAACAATTCTGGATTGGAGCTGAAAGATCAGGG gaagAGTTTAAATATGTTGATGGATCTGCATTCGACTACCATCAATGGCATAATGGTCAACCAGACAATTTCGGTGGAGACGAGGACTGCGTCGAGTCAAACTACGAag AGTGGGGAATGTGGAACGATAACGTCTGCACAAAGAAGAAGCCCTTTGTGTGCGCCAAGAAGCTGTGA
- the LOC141760929 gene encoding C-type isolectin Sp-CL4-like has protein sequence MHPAVITAVLLLVGVLDAVTARPYTPPASEICESYEPAACGDGWIHMAKDRCVKYFETPKTFQEAQDECVSEGGGLVSMHNEEEMVEVLCLSYSASTDLKQFWIGAERSGEEFKYVDGSAFDYHQWHNGQPDNFGGDEDCVESNYEEWGMWNDNVCSKKKPFVCAKKL, from the exons ATGCATCCAGCTGTAATTACCGCTGTCCTGCTGTTGGTGGGCGTCCTGGACGCCGTCACAGCCAGACCTTACA CTCCTCCAGCTTCGGAGATATGTGAAAGCTATGAACCTGCGGCATGTGGTGATGGATGGATCCACATGGCTAAGGATCGCTGTGTGAAATACTTCGAGACTCCAAAGACTTTCCAGGAGGCACAG GACGAGTGCGTCTCCGAAGGTGGCGGTCTGGTGTCAATGCACAATGAGGAAGAAATGGTTGAGGTGCTTTGTTTGAGCTATTCTGCCAGCACTGACCTCAAACAATTCTGGATTGGAGCTGAAAGATCAGGG gaagAGTTTAAATACGTTGATGGATCTGCATTCGACTACCATCAATGGCATAATGGTCAACCAGACAATTTCGGTGGAGACGAGGACTGCGTCGAGTCGAACTACgaag AGTGGGGAATGTGGAACGATAACGTCTGCTCAAAGAAGAAGCCCTTTGTGTGCGCCAAGAAGCTGTGA